The genomic interval CAGACAGGCTGTTAATTCATTTTTTGACTTACAAACCCCAGGTAGGATGAGGACCTCCAAATATGCATGTAAATGCATTTTATCCAGTTCCTTCCAATTATCCTCCAAAAGACCCTTTTTCTGTATCAACCAGACCAACATGTTCTCCAATCAGAACAATGGTGCCAGTTGTTTCTGGAGGCTCTCAAAAACAATCTATATGACCTATAATGTTGCCATAGATCATGaaatagaacagtaatctattaagTGGAAGGTTGATAGTTTAATCCAAGGCTGTTCCAGTAGACATGCCAAAGATTCTGTTGGTAAAATACTGCAGTGCTGTTATGAATAAGGAATGTTGCACAAATCAGTTCTAGTGCTCAAGTACTCAAGTAAAGTgttacataaaataataaagactAGTTGATGTATTTATTAACTTTTCCACTTGCATTTAGTCCGCATAGACCTTTCAGAAATTGGATTAAATCCATTGTTAGAAAAATAGGTTTTGTGCTAGTATCATAATCATATTGTGTTGTAAGAGTTATGCTTATGTATATACTGCTTATTAAACTTACTGTATTAGTGATGAACAGACATGACCTTTCAGAAACCTTTCTACAgaatgtgttttctttaaaataaacaagtgTAAGACAAGGTCTGACGACAGCATGGAGACCAGCCGTTCACCTCTGTCTGAGTTTCATATTTGTGCACCTTGTTACAGAGAAGTTGGCAGAAGTGAAAGGTTATATTAATGTCATATACTTTATTTTGGCTACAGCAAGTGGCCATATGACTGTGTTTCCTCTTGAAGACAAGACTGGTTGAAGCTGTCTATGCAAATGGAACTTTTTGCAAATGTCACATGTTTGGGTTACTTCCTTTTTTCTTATACACCTTCTTGTGTGCCATGTGCTTGTGTACATGTATAAGATGGTGCTGAGATAGTGGCTCCGGAGGTGCTTACTTATGCCTGAGCTGACAGCAACTGTTTCTTTCTTACAAGCAAATAAACCATTTTTTACAGGAGCCTGATCATGTGAGCCTGGCCCTTGATAAATTTCTTAATTTATCCAACatccatatttacatattttttttcaagatTTGCTGGAGAAAACCAAATCACAAGCACTTTGTCTAGAACTGCCAGAGGtcacttcagttcattttaaactgcaaatatatgttttaaaatgtgcctgcagaaaaaaagatgaggttGTTTTTTCCAGGACAGGCTCGACCAGACTATGACCAGCTCAAAAGCTGACTTGGCGTTTGTAATACGAGTACCTGCCATCCTAGTGAGCTCTGGCACTGTCTTTATTATGTTTTCTGCAGACAGTTTTACCTGAAGTACACAATACCTACACTGACTTTAGGTGTTGCAGCCACTTCCACgcccacaggtgtataaagccagtcacctaggcatgcagactgcttctacaaacctTTTTGAAAGAATGGgccactctcaggagctcagtcagttccagtgtggtactgtgataggatacCAACTGTGTACCAAAtctagtcatgaaatttccacACTACTACACAGTCCACAGTCAacctgttagtgggattataacaaagtggaagtgattgggaataaCAGCAACTAAGCCataaagtggtaggccacatgaAATCAGACAGCGGTGTCAGCGGATGCTTGAGGgtcatagtgcgcagaggtgtcaagagtcagttgctacagacctccaaacttcatgtggctttcagattagctcaaaaaCAGTTCGTGAAGAGCTTAATGGAATTGGTTTCTATGGCTGAGCAGCCACATCCGAGGCTTTCATCATCAAGTTTAATGCAAAGTGTTGAATGCAGTGATGCAAAGCACACAACCACTAGACTCTAGAGCactggagacatgttctctggagtgatgaagcACATTTCTCCATCTGTTaatctgatggacaagtctgggtttggctgttgccaggagaacagaaATTATCTGTCTTTATTGGGGAAGTGTAAAGGTTTGTGGAGGGTAGAATTATGGCGTAGAGTTGGgttcggccccttagttccagtgaaaggaacacttaatgcttcaacataccaagacattttggataaattcatgctcccagctttgtgggaacagtttgaggatggcCCTTTattgttccaacatgactgtgcaccagtgcacaaagcagctccataaagacaaatgatgagcaagtttgatgtggaagaacttcaCTGGCCTGCAcggagtcctgacctcaacctgatagaacacctttgagatgaatcagagtggagactgtgagccaggccttctctccaacatcagtgtctgacctcataaatgtgcttctggaagaatggtcaaaagttcccataaacactcccaTGAGTGGAAAACCTTCCAAGAAGAATTGAGCTCTTATAGCGGCAAAGAGTGaaccaacatcatattaaaccctatggattaagaatgggatgttactcaagttcaaaCACGTGAAATGaacaattttcattttaaatgttcattAAACTTAGTGAGACAAGCAGGAGAAATTTCATACTGAAAAAAGTTTTTCAAGGAATTTTTGTATGAAAGTTTAGCTTTACAATAGTTCAATTTGACCTACAACATAACAGGAGGGTTAAGGGccaaaaacaacattaaagctgcaagcggcgatgatcgggccctcgcacctgCTGCATGTTGACCTTTGACGCACATGGTTTTCTtcatcgtgatggtgtacagaatgtctgtaaccaatttcattcatttacagGAAACTATATCTTTAGCTCTCCATATATACCCAAAGCAATATTTGGAGGGTGGCCACGGCTCCAGCAAACAAAATGGAGCATGGGTctaattgacttttttgatcaggttgatgtcaagaatgtctgtaaccaatttcatacatttccaaGAAACTAAATCTTTTGCTCTATATGTAAACCCAATGCAGTATTtagggtgtggtcacggctgcgGCGTGCAAAAaggggcatgggtctgattgacttttttgatcaggataatgtcaggaatgttgaaacaaattttcatgcatttaaatttagagaaactaattctgtggaccttcatacaaattttcatttgcttctctAGGGGGTGCTATTGCACCTATTGCCTTGAATCTGTATCGGTTCAGCCTGAGTTTGTACatgaatgattattttttaGACTGATTGGCCAAAGCATGTGCGAatgagtgcacaaacaattttgtggcAAGGGAGAAAAACGACCGCCAAATTCATTgacctggtgtgacaaggcctttgaatattctacaaaaccatgaataacttttgatgggcgacttgtctagatgatctggagccattttggtctcactgggtgaaatgccatGGAGGAGATGATTTAAAGAGCATgcctgaaaatgacaaaaattgaAACCTTCAAttgaaaatggctgacttcACGTAGGGTTTcaggtatgggtccaagagactttttttgtACATCTTAGGATActacatgagcctgcacaatttcagatatgcagataaaatgtagctctggggctacgcaaaaaacatggtatttaaTGATATTTCCAAGTTCCACTAGGTGGGGCTCTAGCATTGTGTTCAGGGTGAGAGGCTTATCAAGCCACTAAAGTTTGAcgcagattgggcaatgtggctttgagttactgtgatttttgtctttatgGCGAAACATCAAACTTTGCCATTCTGCCAGGGTCATGCCCTTTGgtgaaaactcacagttttgaaaacaatgtaaggCCAACCCCATAAGGCTttggttctgctcaaccaccttggagctggacctcaaagtgtaaaacatgataTTTCCTGTAACCACTAGGTGGACACAGTGTAGCTCAAAATCAAAATTTCCTAGCGAATGATGCAATTCACTGTTGTGTCATGGCCACGCcctctggtgaaaactcaccattttttaaatttagattcccctTGAGGTGTAGATTAGACAAagcaaatatgaagttgataacatgCAAAACCtatgagttattagagaaagtatgAGGGCAGGAAATTGCTAAAATCActtatttaattcaaaatggcagacttcctgttggatttaggGCATTGTACCCTATGGTCTTTTTTGTtcgtctggacatgttacatgtgtgtaccaaatttcatacatgtacgtgaaacacaacagtgggaattgaactaaaggtggtgCTGTAGAGgcattttgaaagggccatgcctgaaaccattaaaatacttaaattttcaccagacctgacatgtatgcaaaatttcatgagtttttgagcatgtttaggccctcaaaaaagccTTTGTACAGGTTATGCTTAGGCCCTAACTAGCCCTGTGGCCTATCACAAAATTGTTACACctgtgggattaaaaaaaaaaaaaaagataatttatAAAAAACTTTTATAAAGGttaatttaaaagaataaaacaccaGATGGAGGAATAGCATGGAAAAAGCATTGAaggaaaattttttttataacatagtatattaaaaaatatagaacTAATACTTAACAATCAAAATATGAAAGAAAGTACATGAATATGAAAATTTAGCCAATTAACAAACCAAGAACCAAACAGAGAATACTAAATGAACATGAATTTAAAAGTCCAAAACCTCCAAGCTCTAGGACCATGACAATAATCTAGCAGTAATCATCATTGTGAGTCCTAGACTAATGAGAAACTATTAACTAACTGTGTGTGAGACAGTGAATGTGAAAAACTGAAAGTGTGATAGGTTGTGTTGAGACAGAGAGGAGTGTTATCATGTTGCAGACTGAAAGAGGTTGCTGGGAGGGGGGGAAATAAATTAGCTTTATGAGAAAAAGATctgatcagagctgcagctgcagctaccTGATGATGGAGATACAGAAAGGAGCTGAGCTCTGTTTTCCACAACTCCTCAACAGTTCCTGCAGGAAGCCGACACTTCACTGGTCCAAAGCTGTGCTCCTGAACATTGTGCTGTCATGTATCGCTCTGATCACTGCTACTCTCAACCTTCTGGTCATCATCTCAGTCTCTTACTTCAGGTAAGAGACTGAGAATTGAAATGAAACTACAGTTTAACTTGGGAATATGGGAAAATTTTTACAATGTTCATTTGTCTAGACTAAATCATGCTTTTATCATGGAACTTGAAAACATTTTGGTAGTGTGtgatatatacttttttttttgtctccctgCAGGCAGCTCCACACACCCACTAacactctcctcctctctctggctgtctcagACTTTTTTGTGGGTCTCCTGTTGATGCCATTAGAAATCTTTAGAACCACAACCTGCTGGGTACTTGGTGATCTTATGTGTTCTGTATATATTTACCTAATAGGTAGTCTTATCTGTGCTTCAATAGGGAATATAGTTCTCATATCAGTTGACCGCTATGTGGCTATTTGTGACCCTCTGCATTACCCCACCAGAATCACTGTGGGGAGAGTCAAACttagtgtttgtctgtgttggcTTTTATCTATGTTTTATTGCAGTCTTTACACAAAAGAAGTGCTGATTGAACCAGGCAGGTATAATTCCTGCtatggagagtgtgtgtttgtcattaaCAATATTGCTGGTATAATTGACcttgttttaacttttattgtTCCAGTTTCTGTCATCATAGTTCTGTATATGAGAGTGTTTGTGGTGGCTGTATCTCAGGCTCGTGCCATGCGCTCTcatgttacagctgtcacacttcagcgttcactgaatcaaacaaacagatctgagctgaaagcagccaggacTCTTGGAGTTCTTGTAGTTGTTTATCTGGCAAGTTTCTGTCCATTTTACATCTACACTCTTGTTAAAGAAAATGTGGTCAATGATCCATCTGTATCTACTGTgatcattttcttttacttaAACTCTTGTCTAAACCCATTGATCTACAGTCTGTTTTACCCCTGGTTTAGAAATGCTGTTAAACTTATGATCACTCTGGAGATATTCAAGCATGGCAGCAGTGAGGCAAACATACTATAGAAATACTGTGAAACCTGCTCCAGTAAGCTTTTAATCAAATCAATGCATCCATCagtttgtaaatgtaaaattgCCTTCAACTCTTTCAAGAACatatacaataaaacaataaatacaataaaagatACAGACTTCAATTAACATTAATGTCATGAAGGCAATTTTCTACTGAAAGAACTAATGAAGTTGATTTTCACTGTTACTGAAACAGACTTTGAATTATGGCTGCATTTAGACACACCTGATGATGAATTTGTTGATTATACTTTTTTAATGCCCAGAATTTCTACAAATGATATATTAATATGAACATGTCTGAATACTAAGTAAAGTTACTGATTCACATGTTCATCATTTGAGCTtgaacctttttatttttttccaagttCAGCCAACATTAGATCCTCAATAAAAATTTCTGGGTCTAATGTTCATacaaacagtgaaacagtgcaacagaaactaaacagactaaacaaactaaagaaatgatcaTTGGGTTTATTGAAAACAATTGTGCACTCAAAATTTCCACTCAAATTACTTTACTTTCTTTACATGATACTGAACTTGGTAAAAGTCTTTCTGTCAAGCGGCACACGTGACATTTGAATCCCTGGACACAGTGTAGCTCAAACGCAatgccatttctttttttaatactgaTTTTGCAGTCTTCTTAGATtctatccagtttttttttactgtttctgaactgtttgcCACTTTATGGGAACACTAATAATGGTTTGCCAGCTGAAATCCAGTTGTTAAAAATACTCTGAGGTTTATCCAACTCTTGATGTTTGCTCACTACAGGAGGACACATGAAGCAGTAACCAGATAATGTTTTTTTTGACAACACAGTTCCAGTCAAAATGATTAATTGGGTTACTCAAAAATACcagtgttaaatgttttcatgtgaCATTTACCATGGCCATGCATTTGGAATCACTTTATTAGAGTACACATCGGAAAGTATGCATGGATCAGCTCAGAAAGGTACTAAAGATGAAGGTTGTTAATGGCCTTGAATGAAAGTTATTGGGATCTGCACCCGGTTTCTTGAGGATTGGGGTGACTGgttgccatcacttgacccagctgtcttagctaattgtAGGCCAAGCTCCAACCTTTATTTTCTaccaaaattcttgaaagagtagttgtaaaacaggtaatgtaactgatcatctgcagaggaatggtttatttgaagagtttcagacaggtttcagaattcatcacagtacagaaacagcattagtgaaggttacaaatgatcttcttacagcctctgacagtggactcatctctgtgcttgtcctgttgggcatttgatactgttgactataacattttattatagagattagagcatgccataggtattaaaggtacagcactgcagtggtttgagttaTATTTATCTAATTTGTAATGGGGGAGTCTTCATAtgctaaggttaattatggagttccacaaggTTCTATagtaggaccaattttatttacactatacatgtttcccttaggcagtattattagaaagcattgcatacattttcattgttatgcagatgatacccagctttatctatccatgaagccataTGATGAACATCAATTAGAGTTATTGTACTCAgtcctacaaatcttagaaacattgtctaaccagatacttactctggatggcattaccagGCCCTCACAGAAGGTCCCTCTTCCGTGGAACCATCTTGGAACCAATTTGGATTTggaagacagacaccctctctatttttaagattaagcttataactttactttttgataaagcttatacttagggctgaatcaggtgaccctgaaccatcccttagttatgctactaTAGGCCTAGGTTGCTGGGGGTTACTATGATGCactgtgtttcttttaattgacctcttttcactctgtttatacaccactctgcatttaatcactagttattattaatctctctcccacagtgtgtcttttgtcccgtctctcgCCCCTCAGCCCTAAACAGTCGCgtcagatggctgcccctcatgagtctggttctgctggaggttacttcctgttaaaCTCCTGCGACCttgcgtccacatatggggacatcacattttttcttttctgcacttatacttcattgtgcaccttatacttcaccGGACGcgctgtgaaaaaacaaaacaaaattccaAACCTTTCGGATGCGGACTTGTTCTGTAACCTCAAGGGCATAGGAAGGAGTTTAtttattgggggggacacatatcggaaacctgacagatctgtAAATGCTCGgcgcaaagcataaaaaatgctatttattcttttactttattctttttcaaatgtttcttggaaaaatagtgttgtgtacaactatattattgcatgtataatttacatatatatatatgttttataatcataagacgtggacaaaccaccacacaaaatggcttgagtcttttatgaggcataatgaccatgtcattccaggcttACTTTAACAGCtggccgcactggtactagtacaaaggagtattagggccacatagagaaaaaaaaattgtgcattttgagaataaatttaaaattttgagaaaaaagtcaaaacgtGCCGATTAAAGTTGTtttaagtcaaacaactgccatgaCACGCCTGTTAtcccctccagaatgtcttgtgttatgagttagtgaaactatactttagaatcagttttagtaacaaggaaatgatttctcttttagtacataaacacgatgtagtgataagtatgaggacgttaaagagtgcagaaagctgcatctgctcagaaggaaaaaccacacaaactggcagtGGTTAGATGGAAGAATGGCCGCACCTTCGTACAGCacagaggggacatgtagaaccacaagacacaataacacagctgatcaagttgtttctacccaaggcattttgtagagagtatagcagctctggccgttatttgacttgaaatgacgacttcgacgattttgactttattctcaaaatgcataaaatgattttttttttctcaatgtggccctcacactcctttactagcaagctaaatatttcagtagcagaaaaataatttagtaacgcacagaagtgcaaagtttgatatgttttattggtcaaaaacatttaataatggtcaaaaatgcatttatgtaggttgactggcaacagaactggttttttaattaaacaacgttcAGACAAGaaagaatcctcacagataatgtaatgaacaaattattcactttttaatatcagccttaagttaaaaaaaaaagctattaaaatatgcctattcagtgTGAATttctaatctaataaatcaaaataaatatcaataaaaataataaccaaaagaaagaaataaaagtgatacctcttacatttaatagacaagcctGTTTACAGCTctgcatttagccaaacaaaaggttaaaaacattggtctaagcagaagagccaaaatgatttttccacctctcatttgaaattcattgcaaattgacttcttgtcgagtaagtaaactttatcctctgtatgaaagtaaactgacaaacagccacattcatggtaacattcccacagaccgttttacctcattcaaagagtttctgactcctgccgctgtctccgcctcccaaaCACTCGAGCCGctcagaggggggcgggggggagCGAAggcatgacgctatgttgcgccttcaaaataaaagcacgcaaattaaaactttttctcCATGCTGTaattttgggtgggacaaatgcacctgtctccaatattcCCCCCCAGTTCCTACGCCTATGTGTAACCTACATACCAGGGTTATTagagttaacgaaaacgaacaaaataacgaaaactgaaattgaaaaaacattgttgttaactgaaataaataaaaactataattaaaaggaaaaaacgataactaaataaaactgaattgtgagtttacaaaactaactaaaactaactgaaattatcgataaactgactttcatttacttgtttttttttttttttaagccttgtggattgatgtgaaataattttttccgctctctgagtttaagctgggagcgccacaggacaactgtgtgagtgcgtgcacatgtgcgtgcgctcaccgcgctggtccgcaaagtaatggctgcggtctgccgagaaagaaagcggcagagtcccgtatggaggctctttgagtacaagagcacagatagaatctaaagtcttgttgtggatgatgaaaaatgtgcggaacacttctcagtcaggaaaaaccagcaacatcaaagtccacctgagaatcGCAcagcggctacagaaaccgctctgatcctaccaggtaacctggcctgcgcctctggagaaacgggactacttgtcgggtccatgcagcccagaacgttgtaactaaactgttgcgtccttctgctttccgtctactttatcagtcagagaacaacaatcaggaataataatcaacgcatcaatataaggactcacaaatgtcagcaaattcctgataggagactgctgaaactgtcagaatggacgtgaagaaatgaagaaagtgaaaaaaaaacagacaaatatgtttgcagccaaaaaagtgagcacaaagagcaaggaccaaaaaagaagtcccagcctgcaccgcatataaaacacctgcacgcgaccacaaggtaattaatacacacaatccagctacacaagcataaatgtggacatgaggtcgacaacttccgtaggctatatacagaggctgcaaagaccctgcaagtttaattagcgagcatctaaccaaactagctccaaaacagaagcagcatcaggtggtgagaacatcaggatgcagctggatttgagctttgactccttcaaagagtttgtttttgtcaaacaccacatgtaggtgttgttaatctgctgcattgatgctgaagtttattgtggagtttattgtagaatttattgagtttgggagttcatgtttttctttgtttctccctgttgatgttcatgggtgtctttaatattacacacatttagcatgtcttgtgaacagttggttgttgaatatatttctttaaactgtatcttttgtcaagttttcattacacaatagtcacttttgcaccttgaatcttgcacctgattaggtatgaaaatactaaaactaatactgaa from Archocentrus centrarchus isolate MPI-CPG fArcCen1 chromosome 21, fArcCen1, whole genome shotgun sequence carries:
- the LOC115800081 gene encoding trace amine-associated receptor 13c-like, which translates into the protein MMEIQKGAELCFPQLLNSSCRKPTLHWSKAVLLNIVLSCIALITATLNLLVIISVSYFRQLHTPTNTLLLSLAVSDFFVGLLLMPLEIFRTTTCWVLGDLMCSVYIYLIGSLICASIGNIVLISVDRYVAICDPLHYPTRITVGRVKLSVCLCWLLSMFYCSLYTKEVLIEPGRYNSCYGECVFVINNIAGIIDLVLTFIVPVSVIIVLYMRVFVVAVSQARAMRSHVTAVTLQRSLNQTNRSELKAARTLGVLVVVYLASFCPFYIYTLVKENVVNDPSVSTVIIFFYLNSCLNPLIYSLFYPWFRNAVKLMITLEIFKHGSSEANIL